A window of the Jeotgalibacillus aurantiacus genome harbors these coding sequences:
- a CDS encoding phosphatidate cytidylyltransferase has product MNDIFQYIYFIFLLLISVSLLVSLITFYQKRKNHGINKYDELVIRTRLWWGMAVIFCLSIAFHPNVSLISLMILCFMALKEYFSMMDTRKQDRRIFIWAYLAIPLNFYWIYIGWYGMFIVFIPIYVFLFLPLARIFRGGSIGFLKSVSVTQWGLMLMVFGISHLALFAKMPEITRHDVTIATQYGALMVLYLVPLTQVNDVVHYMVSKKFGRRKVLTAANPNLTWEGFVCGVIATILLSIVIAPYITPMSLGFSIVSGLIIGVTGFFGTLVVSVLKRNFFFRENGGKVAESKFINKIDSLTYTAPVFFHLVYYYIF; this is encoded by the coding sequence ATGAATGATATATTTCAATACATATACTTTATTTTCCTTCTTTTAATATCGGTCAGTTTGCTCGTCTCGTTGATTACCTTTTATCAAAAGAGAAAAAATCATGGAATCAATAAATATGATGAGCTTGTAATCCGGACACGTCTCTGGTGGGGGATGGCTGTGATCTTCTGTTTGTCGATCGCCTTTCATCCGAATGTATCGCTCATTTCATTAATGATCTTATGTTTTATGGCCTTAAAAGAGTATTTCTCCATGATGGATACGCGAAAGCAGGACCGTCGTATTTTTATCTGGGCCTACCTGGCGATCCCGCTTAATTTTTATTGGATTTATATTGGCTGGTATGGCATGTTTATTGTCTTTATCCCGATCTATGTGTTTTTGTTTCTGCCGCTGGCCCGTATTTTCAGAGGCGGAAGTATCGGCTTTTTAAAGTCGGTCAGTGTGACGCAATGGGGACTGATGCTGATGGTGTTCGGGATCAGCCACCTCGCCCTTTTTGCAAAAATGCCTGAGATCACGCGGCACGATGTCACGATCGCGACGCAATACGGGGCGTTAATGGTGTTGTATCTTGTTCCTCTCACACAAGTAAATGATGTCGTGCATTACATGGTGTCTAAAAAGTTTGGCAGAAGAAAAGTGCTGACGGCTGCAAATCCTAATCTTACATGGGAGGGGTTTGTGTGCGGCGTCATTGCAACGATTCTTTTATCCATAGTCATCGCACCCTATATCACGCCGATGTCGCTCGGTTTCAGTATCGTATCCGGTCTGATCATCGGGGTAACCGGGTTTTTTGGAACGCTCGTTGTGTCTGTGTTAAAGCGGAACTTCTTCTTCCGTGAAAACGGGGGTAAAGTGGCAGAGAGCAAGTTTATTAATAAAATAGACAGCCTGACCTATACGGCACCAGTGTTTTTTCATCTTGTTTACTATTATATTTTCTAA
- a CDS encoding arylamine N-acetyltransferase, giving the protein MLIDRFLTFLDVEKKEPSLSYLNELIHAHQTKVRWETLSKFIDYENLSPADAYLPSMDSYIDRIINKGVGGTCYTLARGFHLLLSELGFDVNYLFMEPNHLCLRVDLEGEPYYVDVGYSAPLFKAYPMFESFEVVAPAETFTYTVMESKILVERNPGPTKTLNPEPVSWSEIEAHIKGTYDWKDGFAFQSLKLFGYLDGVPVSLRNHELRIFKESGFEDQVLNPEEVMGWVRKFDVNEEFYKKAVSIFVKRKNVKPY; this is encoded by the coding sequence ATGCTGATTGATCGTTTTCTTACATTTCTGGATGTAGAGAAAAAGGAGCCGTCTCTTTCTTATTTAAATGAATTGATCCACGCTCATCAAACAAAGGTTAGGTGGGAGACACTATCTAAGTTCATTGATTATGAGAACTTAAGTCCGGCAGACGCTTATCTGCCATCAATGGACTCTTACATTGATCGAATTATCAATAAAGGGGTAGGGGGTACCTGTTATACACTGGCAAGAGGGTTTCATTTGCTTCTTAGTGAGCTTGGTTTTGATGTGAATTATTTATTCATGGAACCGAATCATTTATGCCTGAGAGTGGATCTCGAAGGAGAACCTTATTACGTGGATGTTGGATACAGTGCGCCCTTATTTAAAGCCTATCCTATGTTTGAATCCTTCGAGGTTGTGGCGCCGGCAGAAACGTTTACTTACACAGTAATGGAGTCAAAGATACTCGTCGAAAGAAATCCTGGTCCGACTAAAACCCTTAACCCTGAGCCTGTTTCATGGTCGGAAATTGAAGCGCATATTAAAGGAACCTATGACTGGAAAGATGGATTTGCTTTTCAATCGTTAAAGCTTTTTGGATACCTGGATGGGGTTCCTGTATCGTTGCGTAATCATGAGCTTCGCATTTTCAAAGAATCAGGCTTCGAGGATCAAGTGCTGAATCCGGAAGAGGTCATGGGTTGGGTGAGAAAATTTGATGTTAATGAGGAATTTTACAAAAAAGCTGTGAGTATTTTTGTAAAAAGAAAAAATGTTAAACCATACTGA
- a CDS encoding thioredoxin family protein, whose amino-acid sequence MEQITTNQFYDQMKLMDQPVVLKFSADWCSGCRQIAPVAEAVSEEYSDSVKFYEVNVDQEPELAEQFGVMSLPTFIAFKDGEETGREVAPSASEDTLKAFIKNFKK is encoded by the coding sequence ATGGAGCAAATAACAACAAATCAATTTTACGATCAAATGAAACTGATGGATCAACCTGTTGTTTTGAAGTTTTCAGCAGACTGGTGTTCAGGCTGTCGTCAAATTGCCCCAGTGGCTGAAGCAGTATCAGAGGAATATAGTGATTCAGTCAAATTCTACGAGGTTAATGTGGATCAGGAACCTGAATTAGCTGAACAGTTCGGTGTCATGAGTCTGCCAACCTTCATTGCATTTAAAGATGGTGAAGAGACAGGCAGAGAGGTTGCACCTTCTGCTTCAGAAGACACATTAAAAGCGTTTATAAAAAATTTTAAAAAATAA
- the copZ gene encoding copper chaperone CopZ, with amino-acid sequence MTNQTLQVKGMSCGHCVKSIEGNVGELQGVESVKVNLSSGKVDVVFQSSEVKLEQIIATIEDSGYEVQQ; translated from the coding sequence ATGACAAATCAAACATTACAGGTAAAAGGAATGTCTTGTGGGCATTGCGTGAAATCAATTGAAGGAAATGTTGGAGAGCTCCAGGGTGTAGAAAGTGTAAAAGTTAACCTGTCTTCAGGAAAAGTGGATGTTGTGTTTCAATCCTCAGAGGTTAAATTAGAGCAGATCATTGCAACCATTGAAGATTCAGGCTATGAGGTCCAGCAATAA